The Gossypium arboreum isolate Shixiya-1 chromosome 2, ASM2569848v2, whole genome shotgun sequence region TTGTGCATATGGCTAGCTATGCACCACTTTTTGTGAATTCCAATGACAGACGGTATTTTTctcactgtttttttttttaaatgtaatcTCTCTCTTAAATATGTTGTAGATGTGATTctgataaaaatttgttattaAGGTGGAACCCAGATGCAATCGTCTTCAACTCCTTTCAGGCGTATGGAACTCCTAGCTACTGGGTGCAACGTTTCTTCACAGAATCAAGTGGAGCAATTCTTCTTAATGCAACACTGCAAAAAGATTCCTCTAATTCCCTTGTTGTATCTGCAATTACTTGGAAAAATTCAGAGGATGGTCAAACCTACATAAGGATAAAGGTCTGTAACATGGAGATCATGACTTTTCTCTCCAACTGTTTTCCCATGGCTACTTTTTGTTCATTTTTCCTTTTGCCTAACAAGAAGTCCATGTGCTTCAAGATCTCATTTGTTATCTAGGGCCTGTGATGCTTATCAATCAACCCACATAATAGGTATCGATATagatacatttaaaacatatttaaaaaagGATTATTGCTTGATTTCCCTGATAGGCATGCATTAAATGACTGCATTGTTTGCATGTATTTTCACATACTTGTTTTTGCATATATATTGACCTTATGTTTCTTATGGCTATTTGGCTCTCAGATGGAATCGATAATAATGATTTAACAGATGATTTCTCATTATCAAAAGATTGAAGTAAAGTTGGTAGCTTAAATTTTGAACTTGGCTAGATCAAAATAACCTTAGAGAACACAACAAGCTACTTCTCAAGTTAAAAAAGAATGCAAGTTAGGCATTCTTGGATCAAACCTAACATAAATTAAAATCCTTAAATCTAAAAAGTCTCTGCCACTTGCTTAATTCTAGCATCATCTTATTAATTGAAAAGATATtgattgccttttattttttggCATATATTCCTCTTACATTCAAATATATTATAATGAATCCAGGTTGTAAACTTTGGGAGCAATTCAGTCAACCTCCAAATTTCTGTTGATGGATTGGATCCAAATTCTGTAAAGCTGTCTGGATCAACAAAGACCACTCTCACATCTGCTAATCTGATGGATGAGAATTCCTTCAAGGAGCCAAAGAAGGTTAAACAGCCATTTTATTCTCTACTTTTCAGTCTTCTGTTTTTGCAAAAAAGTCCTTAAAGTCTTTGCATATGTTCATGTTAATGCAACCTGACTGCTTGGTTTGCATATGTTCTGGTCCTCATTCTCACCTTTGTTGATACTTAaaatttagaccataaaaatattacGACTAAATTTTCATGGTTGATACATGCAGGTCGCACCTATTCAAACACTGCTGGAAGATGCGCACAAGGAGATGAGTGTGCTACTGCTACCACATTCTTTCACTTCATTTGATTTGTTAAAAGAGTCTGCGAGTCTTAGAATTACAGAAGATGATTCTTCTCTCGTATCTTCCATCTGAAATAAATTAATGGGAAGCAGTAATATGCAAAATGTAAAAGATGCGTGGgtctatatttattaaaataatgatagttCACCAGCGGTCTGGTGGATATCAAGTCTTTGCATTCAATCAGCTATGTATATAAAGTCTCCTCTGCCATTAGGTTTTCATTTTAGGGTTCATCAAATATCACATTACATTCCGTAATCTCACATCCCTGAATAAAATTATGTGTTTGGGTTTTAACATTTTGATCACCTTCATAATCTCATGTTTCCAATTACTATATTGCTAAGCATCAAAACCTTAAGAGCGAGTAAGCAACGTAGACAGACAAAACATGAGAAATGGATGAACCACAAGCATTACCATCAAGAATTTTACCTGATACCGTGTATGAAGAGGAAAAACTGAAACAGCCGAGGCATTGTTGGTCAAGTGATGTGTAGCACCGGAATCTGGGCACCAAGATGCGTCAGCTCCACTGCAGCAATGTTTACTAATGGTGAATTCTAGTATGCCCTTGTATTGTTGAAGGTGACTCAACAGTTGGCAGGTGGGCCTCCTTGGCCAGCTGAATAACTACCTTGACCAACTGAACTTGTTGCTACATTTGCATCAAGTAACACCCCACTTACACCCTGCAAATTATGGGGCTGTCTACTTGATGTAATCATGGAATACCTTGAAATAAAATGAGATTACAATTTTTCCATATACGCCACACAGTGAGACCAAAAAAACATTGTCAATCAACATGTCCCAGGTGAATCTGATGATGGTTTTGTAGGTTTGTCACTAGCCACTTTAGAAGATCTCCTGAGAAGAATAGGGACAACTTATCAGTAGGGACAACGAGCTTCCAAATGCCTCTAGTTGCAAGGCAATCTCTTAAAACGTGAATCACATCTCTAACTCATAATGACAGAATCCACAAACTATCCAGACTAATACGTCTCCTCATTCTTCCCAAGTTAGTAAGCAAACGTTGTTGAAGGGCAAGCCAAAAGAAGAATTTAACCTTTCGAGTCCTCAGAAATTTCCACGGAAGCTGCCAAACTATCTCTTTTGGGTTCTATGAGTTACCTCGAATTCTTCCATAGGCACTTTTGAGTATAAAGGAACCTGTTGTTGAGCCACTCCGTAGGACTCTGTTTGAACCGACCACTGGATACGGCGAGGGGATTCCCACAATCCTCCGAATGATCTCGTCTAGGAGCTAGAGTCAGAAAAGATCAAAATTCCAATAACATTCCTTAATAACCATCTCTTTAAGTGGGCAATCCATCATCAAGTTAGAACAAGAAGGCATACGATTACAAAGAGGGCCAATAGTAGGAATCTAAGGATCTTCCCAACAATTAATACTTCCACCATCTCCCATCGACCAAATTAAATTTTCTGAAATGAATGGCCATAAATTTGATAGAGTTTTCCAAAGAAAAGAACTACTAGTTTGAATCAAGGCTTCCGGTAAACCTTTTTGGATCCTATAGTTTGTTTTAAGAACACAAACCCAAAGGGCTTTTGGGTCTAAAACAATCTTAAACCCAATTTTCATCATGAAGGCCATGTTATGATCTCATATATGCCTTAATCCCAAACCACCATTGGGTTGTAGTTGACAAATAGACTCCCAACAAACTAACGCCATTTTTTACCACTAGTAGAAGATCCCCAGATAAATTGCCTTATCAAACATTCGATTTCATCACAAATACCCTTAGGAATCATCATAGGCTACATAAAAAAACTTGGGATTGTTAAAAGAACAAACTGAGCAAGTGTGACTCTTCCCACTAGTAAAAACTTTCGCGCAACCTAACTATTCAACTTATTTCAAATTTTGTCTACCACAAACCTTAAGGTGCTACTGGTAACTCGCTCATGAAAAAGTGGCATGCCCAAGTAAGATCCCAGATTATTCACTCTATGAAAGTCCAATAAATTACTAATCCTCCACGCTATATTCTCATCAACCCCTTTTGAGAAAAAGATGTTAGTCTTTTGCAAATTTATCTGATGTCCGGAAAACTCACAAAACCTGTCTACTATACCTTTCAGAATCTGGGCTTGTTGAACATTGGTGTGACCAAAAAGCATGAGATCATctgaaaaaaataaatgaaaaagaggTGGACTCGAATGGGTCAATTAATCGGATCCCAAAGATTGCAATCAATGTGAGCATGAATGTTGTGACCAAGCCACTCCATACACAAGACAAATAAGCATAGAGATAAAAGACTGTCTTGATGAACACCTCTAGTCGGTTTAAATGTTTGTATAGGAACGTCATTCCATAGAATCTGCAAAGTAGAGTTCGTAATAGCAAACATAATTGCATTAATAAGGAGATCATGGATACCTGTAGTCTTCAAAGAAACCTCGATACACTCTCACTGAACCCAATCATATGCCTTTTCCAAATCTATTTTAATGGCCAgccattttttattcttttattgaaTCTTCATAGAATGAACAACCTCTTGCGCAATGATGATGTTATCAGTGATGTTTctacctgtaacgccccaattttcgggaatcctgtgaatgttggcataggtttaattatgttagtgagcctctagaaggcccaagcttaagatagaacccggcaattttagttaatttttttgttccataagaaaaagggggtgaaattatgaaataggacctatgtgaaaatgtttgaaaatgctatagcctaaattgaagtggccaaataaataggagtgtaaaataggaggatttgcatgacacaCCGCATCATTCTCTTTTGAcacatttgaccatgacggatagcctttagcctcttttcttcaatcaagttcaactggtcgtatcgtgactggatccattctgcttcatctaatttTAGTTCTGAAAGTACGCGTAGAGAGGGAATCTCGATCTCAATAGGCAGAaccgcttccattccataaactaaagaaaaaggtGTTGCCCCGGTAGAGGTTCTGACTGACGTCCGGTAGGCGTATaaggcaaatggtaatttctcgtgccaatctttataggtctcagtcatttttcctatgatcttcttgatgttcttattggctgcttcgactgcaccattcatctttgggcgatacggtgacgagttaTGATGTCTGATCTTGAAATGGCTACAAACTTCCGCTATCGtgctgttgttcaagttcaatacaTTATCGGATATGATTctttcaggcatcccatatcGACATATAATCTCTTTCTTTAAGAACTTACTAACTGCCGACTTTGTGCCGTTGGCGTAAGAAgtagcctctacccacttggtgaagtaatctatgaccacaaagatgaattgGTGTCCATTAGATGCCTTTGGTGAGatcggcccaatgacatccatgccccacatggagaaaggccatggagaagtcatgacatgaaggggtgaagggggTATATGTATTTTATctctataaatttggcatttatggcatttcttggcatagttgatgcaatctccttccatggtggaccaataatatccgaatctcatAATCTGTCTGGCCAtggtgaaaccattagcgtgtgttcCGCAGACACCCTCATGAACCTCTTCCAGGATTTGCTTAGCCTCGACAACGTCTACACATCTTAAgagtacctgatccttccttctcTTGTATAGGATCTCTCCGTCCAAGACATAGTCACTAGCCAGCCTTCTCAgtgtccttttatcattctcagtcgCTTGGTCTGGGTATTCACGACTCTTCACATATCGTAAAATATCCTAGTACCAAGGATGatcatctttctcttcttcttcttcttcaatgttGCAGCAATGAGCCGGAGCTTcataaatactcatttggataggcttcatatcctctcgtttattcactttgatcatagaagctaaggttgccaaagcatcagccatctggttttcatctcgtGGAAGGTAGCAGAAAGTGATATCATCAAACTCCTCGATTAACTCAAGAACCAACCTTCGATAATTGATCAGCTTAGGGTCTCTTGTCTCCATTCCCCTTTAAGCTGATAGATCACTAATgcagaatccccatatacctctagcactttaatcttacGTTCTATTGCTGCACgaattcccatgatacatgcttcatattcagccatattgtttgtgcaatcaaaatccagttTGCTGGTgaaaggataatgatctccgtttggggataccaagactgccccaattctgttacccacagcatttgaagCTCTATCAAAATTCAGTTTCCACAGGTGACCTCCTTGAGAGCCTTCTTCCATGGTCGCAACGTACATTAGGTCTTCATTCGGGAAGTCAAAGCTCAATGGTTCATAATCTTCtaaagctctactggccagaaaatctgctattgcactctcCTTTACAACCTTTTGGTTTACgtagactatgtcaaattcagaaaGTAAAATTTTCCAACGAGCCATTCTTCCGTTCAAAGCATTTGACTCCATCACATACTTCAAAGGATCTAGTTTCGAGATAagccaagttgtatggtataacatgtattgtctcagtcttcgggttgtccaaagtaaagcacaacacaacttctcgatcgacgaatatcttgtctcacattcagtgaatttcttgctgagatagtatatcgctttctcttttcttcctgactcatcatgttggcccAACACGCATCTCATGAAGTTTTCAAACACTGTCAAGTACAGTATCAGTGGTTTATCCGGGCAAGGTGGCATCAGTACTGGGGCACTGGacaaataatgtttgattttatcgAAAGTTTTCTCGCACTCCTCATCCCAAACACCTGGATTATGCTTCCTAAGGAGAcgaaatatagggtcacatttctccgtTAGTTGTGAGATGAAacgggcgatgtaatttaatcttcctaggaaacctcgaacttcttttcGAGTGCGTGGCAGGGGTAATTcttgtatagccttgactttCTGGGTCAATCTCGATTCCCCTCTCACTGACTACAAACCCCAACAATTTTCCTGACCTAGCCCCGAAGGTGCACTTTGCGAGATTAAGCTTTAGTTGAAACTTTCTTAATCTCAAGAATAGTTTCCTCAGGACTTGCACATGCTCCTTCTCGGTTTTGGATTTTGCAATCATGTCGTCAACGTAAACTTCGATctccttgtgcatcatgtcatggaacaaagttaccatggctctctgatatgttgctcctgcGTTCTTTAATCCGAATGGCATCACTTTATAACAAAACGTTCCCCACATGGCTACAAATGTTGTcttttccatgtcttcaggatgcattttTATCTGGTTATATCCCGAGAAGCCGTCCATgaaggagaaaagtgagtaacctgccgtgttgtccactagtGTATCAATGTGAGGTAATGGAAAATTATCTTTGGGGCTGGCTTTATTCAGGTCCCGATAGTCCACGCACATCCGTACcttcccatctttcttaggaactgggactatgttggctacccattctaagTACTTGACCACTTGTAAGAAACCGGCGTCGAATTGCTTTTTGACATCTTCCTTTATCTTTAACAAAACATCAGGTCTCATCCTTCGGAGTTTCTATTGTACTGGCCTGCATTCTTCCTTTATGGGGAGTCgatgtaccacgatatcagtattcaatccgggcatgtcttgatatgaccatgcgaagacatccttGAATTCCCAGAGTAACTCGATGAGGTTTTGCTTTGTTTCTGCAGCGATACTAGCtcaattttcacctcttttccttctccTAAGCTAACAATTTCCACTGACTCCTtatgaggtaggatttgtttctcctcttgatctactatccttaacaaatcaggagataggctgCAATTTCAGTCATCCTCAAAATTCTCAGTGTCCTCCATACacaaatcttgctcgaaaggaatcTCTGGGTCATTGGCAACGttactcacatcattgatatctaaAGACCTGTTATGGATGAAGAAAgaaatccaaagaacaaaagaaactAAGAATATTTGATTTGTGGCATGATTATGAATGAagtagaaaaaataaaagaatatttgctcaatatGATACGCAAGAATACATTTTTATTGAAATGACGATATTTGGACATATGCTTATTTCATAAAAGGGTTCTTATTGCCCCTGGGCATAGAGCAATAAgtttgttttgaacattactctgaattaattttaaaagttacagggatctcctccacggtccaattgttcaaaacacttCCAGGAATGTAAGGGCAAATTCCAGATAAATCCCATTATTCAGCTTTTTCTTCAGATATGGCGTTAATGTTCCAACTTCCCAACATCTCTTCTGCCACTTTCTGCATTATCATCTCTTGTTTTGGATGGATAGTTCCTCCGGACACGAACGTTCGGGATAAATGAGGGAAGGTCATTGGTTCCCATTTGACCTCCTCACCGCGCAGACGTGCTCTTATCAACTCTTGCCTTTTTTCTAGCTCCTTCTTCTTTTGCTTCGCGTCTGGcttgaatcctaagccaaagcgaTCTCATTTTTCTTTTAGCATTGGTATCTCGCTCTTTCCTTAGAGGCACCTTCCAAGTCCTCTTCCCGGCAGGGCTCATTTGCCGACTGTCAATCGCAGGCCCATCCTCGTAGCTTTGGATATTTTGGGCATCGGGATCTTGTTTCCTTCGACAATGAATGTAGCATTGACGAATTCTagcgatcgaaaggaacattctatcGCCCCATCATCCGCACCTATGTACGGTGCGTCATTGGTGACGGATGCAATAATATCTTCCTCCGCGTTTATCGTTACCAACCTGCCCTCAGTTACCAACTTTAACTTTTGGTGTAGGGATGACGGCACTGCCCCCGCCGAGTGAATCCACGGTCTCCCCAACAGGTAATTGTATGATGGCTTGATGTCTATTACCAAGAAGTCCACATTGTATGTATTTGGGCCAATCAAGAGAGGTATCTCGATCCTTCCCATCACTTTTCTTTCCGTACCGTCGAATGCTCTCACGACgttttgacatgtcttcatgtgagagtTATCCACTGGCAACCTATTTAACGTGGACAAGGGCATGACATTCAATGCTGATCCATTATCAATCAATACCCCTGGCAATGTGTATCCTTTGCAGCGAGTGGTAATGTGTAGGGCCTTTGTAGATCTCATGCCTCCCGGtggtattttatcattattaaagaaaacaaaattatccGCGCTGATGTTATTAACCAGACGATCGAGTTTTTTGACAGAGATGTCATCCgcaacatatgtttcatttaaaaccttCATCAATGCACTTCGGTGAGTTTCTGAACTCGAGAGCAAGGCTAGTACGGATATGCGAGCTGGTTGTTTGTGCAATTGGTCCACAACGCTGTACTCGCTgtgttttaagaattttaagaattctttAGCCTCTTTTTCAGTTACAGGCTCATTGACGGGTGATTCAGGTCTGGTCgtcttttccttttcttgttcAATGACCATAGATTTTCCTTTAGCTGATTCTGCCTTTGTGTTCGAAGTATAACGCCTTCCGCTGCATGTATAGAAACCCTTGTCTTGACCTTTCTCCGAAGTGCCAACTGGATTCTCCCTTCCCGGAATCGTTACGTTGCAGTTGTAATTCCAAGGAACCCTTTTgctatccttataagggaaagtaATGGGTTTTTGAATTATGACCTTTGGCGCAATTGGTACTCCGACTTCATTGACTCTTGGTCGGGATATAATTACGACCGGATGATTGACCCCTCGGACAATGTTGGTCGGCCATTGCTCTGACGTGCACACATCTTCTCCCTTCGGGCCCTCGGTGTACTCAAAGAATTCGATCTCTTTATTTTCTATCAATCTCTGTACCAGAGCCCTGAATTCATTGCACTTTTGGATCTCATGCCCTTCCTCATCGTAGAATTCACAATAGTACTTCCCTCCTTCAGGCTTCTCCTCTAAACCTTGTATAAGTAAACCTtcttccaccattttcttccaaacccATCTCATCGGGGTCTTTACCTCCGATACGTCCATTTTAGTTCTCCTTCCTCCACTTTCGTTTATCGCGTTTACCCCATTGTCTGAATGACTGGGTAACGGGTTTCCCGCCACATTAGGTTTTATGGGATCATCGAACTTCACAATGCCCATCTTTATGAACCTTTCGACTAATTTTTGAAGGCCGTGCGCTTCTCAATTGTGTGCCCATAATTctcgcatggtattcgcattatgcatttgcatcataccactttgggaatggaggttgcatgGGTTTTAGGTAAAAGGGAGACACTACATGCGCATCGAACAGGTTCTGGTAAAGCTCCCTATACGTCATTGGGATTAGCGTGAACTAGACTCTTTCCGTGTTAGGCCTTGGGTTGGAATCTTGACTCGCGGAGCCCTGATGGCTAGTAGTCACTGCCCTCAGCTGGTTTACTGTGACCGGCTTGGAATAACCCTTATGATATGCGCTCATATTGTTCACCTcgttttctttccttcttggagCCGTTCTCTTGGCATTTTCCCCTACTTCAATCTTCCCACATCTTCTCGCGTTTTATCGTCTCCCGGACATTACTATGTCCGAGAAGCTTTAGTAGCACTTCCTAACATGTGGTTAATGAATGGGGCCTTTAGAGTGTTGATAAATAGCATGGTCGTTTCCTTCTCCAAGAGGGGTGGCTGGACTTGCATCGCTATTTCCCTCCACCGTTGTGCATACTGTTTGAAGGTTTCACtcggcttcttttccatgttttgtaaGGTAATTCTGTCAGGTGCTATGTCCGTCACGTGACCGTATTGTTTCATGAAAGCTTGAGCCAAGTCCTTCCACGAACCAATTTGGGCACGGCTGAGCTGGTTATACCACTTGGCCGCAGATCCGATCGGTATCTCGAAATAGTGGATCAACAGCTGATCATTGTTAACATACcctgtcatccttcgacagaacatcGTAATATGAGTTTCAGGGCAGCTCGTCCCATTATATTTTTCGAACTCCggggttttaaattttggtgggaGCACCAGATCTGGGACCAAGCTTAAGTCCTTAGCATCGATCCCGCCACAGTAATCAGCAGCTTCCATTGCTTTGAATTTTTCCTCAAGCCATTTGCACCGATTATCGAGTTGTTTTGCCATATCTACTTTTCCTTTCTCTATTTCTGCCATGTCATCAAGGTCCGGGACAAATGGATTAGCTGGATTATCCCCGGGATTAGAGCCTGATCCTATAGGAATGTTTATTGGTGTCGAGGTATTGGCCTGGTATTGCTGGGGCTTAATAGTGATAGATACCGTTCGTGAATGCACCTCCGATTGTGGTTGGGTGTTTATCGGAGCAAAGCCTGGAGGATAGATAGGGTCTTCATTATTGTTCCCCATGGTGCTCTTCCCTTTCTCGCGTTCTCTAGCCAGCAACTGCGCCAACTGGCCTATCAGATTATTTTGGGATTCTTCCATTTTTTCCTTCATATCTTGTTGTATCttagccagttgctcttgcatctgtgcttgtaattgctcttgcatttccCTTTGCATTTGTTCTATTCTCTCTAATCTCTGATCCATTGCTTTGGTTTTACGGCGGGTATAGTAGCTGTGTTCGGTTGGTTGATTctcgttggtttccagattaactgaaataattttgtttaatcagGGTCTTTTCGCGAAATTTAATACACATGatgaaatgtaatgcaaatgaatgaatgcaaaaaaagaggcgttgattccaattcaatttcattagaagaacttcactagaagaaaaatttctttacatagaacGGATGATTACATATAAGACTTTGCCCTAATTCCCAAAGCCTTAATTTTTCTAAGGAGCCAAGCTAGTTTTCGGCCTCGATCTGATTCTGACTCGTACTTTAAGCTATATACATCAGCTTGGACTGCCAAGGTTTGCAAGTGATCGACTACCTCTCGAACCTGAGCCACAGCTTCGCCCATGACATAATCTCTATCTCTAATCTGGTTCTGAGAGTGGTGAAGCTGTTCCCTGCAATGGTCGTTGTTTGCTTCAAGCAGTTCCACTCGAATTTTACTATCTCGTAATGCAGTCTCGAGTTCTTCTACTTTCCCTTTCAACTCTTCGATCCTGCTCAGACTAGCTTTCAGCTCAATTACCGAATTACAACTACGATGTTGATAAAGTGATTTTTCCAATTCAACTACCCGAGCACGTAACTTCTCCTTTTCGTTTTGGCTTTCTAACAAACTCTTTTTCAGAGTGTCCTCTCGTATTTGGGCATCTTGAAACCTTTTCTCCCAATGGTCGGCTCTAATCTTTTCCACTTTGATCTCTTGACGCCATTGCTCCGACGTTTTACCTAAATCGGCAGTTCTTATTGACATACGCAGCTTCTTGTAATCGGTTTTCAAACTATCCAAACCTTCCTCGACCTTGTTCTTTCATTTTCTTAACTTCTCAGCCTCTAGCTTGTGGACATCGACGTCTAATCCCAatttcattttctcttcttctagcTGCTCTATCTTCTTCCCCAACTCTGAGTTCTTTTTCTCAAAGTCTTGTTTAATAATCTCTAACTCGGATGGGATAACCCGTAAATGCTCCTCTATCGGTTGAGTATTCCCTTGATTCGGtctagggatgttgtcgttgactCTCCTACCCCACCACCATTCATACCCGAGGGTGGTCATCGGGCCTGTGGTAAATCTTTTCATTCTTCGAGCTTAGTTCCATGCATCTGACACCTCGCGAACCCTCTTCTTATAATTATTATCTTTATAGAAGAACTCACATTGTGCTAAACCCTGTGTCACTGGTATAAATTGCCTTGATCGATATTGCCTTAACACTATCAGTGGAGCGTATCCAACGGCTCCTCATATTCCGGCCAAAGGGACCCAGTCAAAATCACCGCACCTATATAAGATCTCGTCAGGAATCAACCACGGAGCTCTCCATTCAACGTCTTCGGCCCGCAAATTCTGGAGAATAGTTATCCATTTCTCTTCTGAGATGTCGTCCTGCCTCGGTATGGTCACAAATTCCCTTAATGGATAATCCTTAGAGAAAACCCGATAAGAGACCTTCTCCACCCTCTAGAAATGGCTATGGAACCAAGCCAAAAGAAGCTGAGCACAACCAATAAATCTTCCCTCACCCGCTCTCCGGCATGCATTCAAGGATCTGAAAGTTTCTGCTAGTATTGCTGGGACAAGTGTAGTACCTTTATCAAGCCGATCGAATAGATCTGAGACCGCTTCATCTATGTGTCCTAGCGCCTTGGgaaagatgatcaaaccgtagaggcttaaggcaaaaacatcaacccttttcttcGAATCTGGGTGCGCAAGAATCAAGTCCCTCAAATTCCTCCAAGGAATACATTTACTATCCCCTTTTTGCTTGATGCGGGCTGCAACCCATTGCTCGCTCATCCCGTTACATTCATCAACTTCTTCAAAAGGAAGGGATGTTGACAGTCTTGAATAGGCCCTATCACCTGAATCTTCTGCAATTAAGTAACGCCATGTATTCCTCCACAAGAGGTACTAAATCAACTTCTCCAAGGTGAAACAACTATGTGAGGTTCCAAAAGCTCACGAGAGCCCTAACAAGTACTTGTCCACCTTTACATCGAGCAAATAGGGTAAATCGCCGTAGTTACAGTAAAAGAGTTGCTTAACTTCGCCATCCCAACTTTTCCATATATCCTTTAACTCTTGCAGGTCATTTTGAGTCACActgatgcgagtgaaatcccacaactccgattcatatccctcgatcaaactatctcctttctcttgtTGCGTTCTCTCAGACCACACTCGGAtggccgcattatcctccactctatcaagaaatcctttttccATGCTAAACTCTTCTATTTAGTAACCGAACGTAAATCAACACCCTTTTATGATGAGATGCCATGCGAAAACAATCAAAACACAACAAGTTAGTATTATATACAAAGAATAGAATTCAAAACAAATAAGGAGTAAATAAACGCCTAAtagggtaaccactagggttcggtgtggttctacctagggtaggctcctaGGGCTCATTACATGTAGTTCGATTTTAaggtaaaggtacctgaaccagcagattcctcgaccctcgcccattataggctcatacggaccgagtttgattcaggggaatacatttccctacggctatacggagatgaaaacctcacgaagacgcaggtacggatgtatcccgaaagcgatccactatcctatacggaggtgaagacctcacgaaggagtagtttctcacttcCACTTAAGAGGGTGAAATTGACCAATAATGCGATGCAATAT contains the following coding sequences:
- the LOC108466274 gene encoding uncharacterized protein LOC108466274, with amino-acid sequence MGIVKFDDPIKPNVAGNPLPSHSDNGVNAINESGGRRTKMDVSEVKTPMRWVWKKMVEEGLLIQGLEEKPEGGKYYCEFYDEEGHEIQKCNEFRALVQRLIENKEIEFFEYTEGPKGEDVCTSEQWPTNIVRGVNHPVVIISRPRVNEVGVPIAPKVIIQKPITFPYKDSKRVPWNYNCNVTIPGRENPVGTSEKGQDKGFYTCSGRRYTSNTKAESAKGKSMVIEQEKEKTTRPESPVNEPVTEKEAKEFLKFLKHSEYSVVDQLHKQPARISVLALLSSSETHRSALMKVLNETYVADDISVKKLDRLVNNISADNFVFFNNDKIPPGGMRSTKALHITTRCKGYTLPGVLIDNGSALNVMPLSTLNRLPVDNSHMKTCQNVVRAFDGTERKVMGRIEIPLLIGPNTYNVDFLVIDIKPSYNYLLGRPWIHSAGAVPSSLHQKLKLVTEGRLVTINAEEDIIASVTNDAPYIGADDGAIECSFRSLEFVNATFIVEGNKIPMPKISKATRMGLRLTVGK